A window from Gossypium raimondii isolate GPD5lz chromosome 7, ASM2569854v1, whole genome shotgun sequence encodes these proteins:
- the LOC105789260 gene encoding cytochrome P450 81Q32, whose product MEETTIVYVSLSLIFLLLCSKLLFQSKKHPQNLPPSPPSLPIIGHLHLLKTPIYRFYHRLSQKYGPVFSLRLGSRLFVVVSSSAVAEECFTVNDIVLANRPKLIAGKYLGYNYTTVSTSSYGDHWRNLRRIGAIEIFSSSRLNAFAAVRKDEARRLLVSLSRDSRREFVKVKLKSMLNDMTFNNIMRMVAGKRYFGEEVTNEKEAREFREVIEGTFRNGGTGNRADFLPVLNWFGGYEKKVKKIGKKLDGLLQKLVDEHRWMKQENNGNGSMVDHLLNLQQSDPDYYTDEIIKGLMLVLLLAGSDTTSVTLEWTITNLLNHPEVLKKAQAEIDTEIGQENLIDEIDVSKLKYLQSIILEAQRLYPAIPLLLPHVASIDCTIGGYNVPRGTTVLMNAWSIHRDPQLWDDPTSFKPERFENDDSQSHKIMPFGLGRRACPGSGLALRVIGLTLGSLIQCFDWEMVDGKQIDMTEGIGGTMPKAHPLEALCKARPIVDKALKLL is encoded by the exons ATGGAAGAAACAACAATCGTGTATGTATCTCTTTCATTGATCTTTCTCCTACTttgttcaaaattattatttcaatccAAAAAACACCCCCAAAACCTCCCCCCATCCCCACCTTCACTCCCCATAATCGGCCACCTCCACCTCCTTAAAACTCCTATCTACCGTTTCTACCACCGTCTTTCTCAAAAATACGGCCCTGTCTTCTCCCTCCGCCTTGGATCTCGGCTCTTTGTGGTGGTTTCGTCTTCAGCTGTTGCCGAGGAATGCTTCACCGTAAACGACATAGTTTTAGCCAACCGTCCCAAGTTGATCGCAGGGAAGTACCTCGGCTACAACTACACCACAGTTTCCACCTCGTCTTACGGTGACCATTGGCGCAACTTACGTCGCATCGGCGCTATTGAAATCTTCTCCTCGAGTCGTCTCAACGCCTTTGCCGCTGTTCGGAAAGACGAGGCCCGGCGGTTGTTGGTGAGTTTGTCGCGTGATTCGCGTCGGGAGTTTGTGAAAGTGAAGCTGAAATCCATGCTTAATGACATGACGTTTAATAACATAATGAGGATGGTTGCCGGGAAAAGGTATTTTGGGGAAGAAGTGACGAATGAAAAGGAAGCGAGGGAGTTCAGGGAGGTTATAGAAGGGACGTTTAGGAACGGCGGTACGGGAAATCGTGCGGATTTCTTGCCggttttgaattggtttggaGGGTACGAAAAGAAGGTGAAAAAGATTGGGAAAAAGTTGGATGGATTGCTGCAAAAGTTGGTCGATGAGCATCGATGGATGAAGCAGGAAAATAACGGTAATGGTAGTATGGTAGATCACCTTCTTAACTTGCAACAATCTGATCCTGATTACTACACTGATGAAATCATCAAAGGGCTTATGCTG GTCCTATTACTAGCAGGATCTGATACAACATCAGTGACCCTAGAATGGACAATAACCAATTTATTGAACCACCCAGAGGTATTGAAGAAGGCTCAAGCTGAAATAGACACTGAAATAGGGCAAGAaaatttgattgatgaaatAGACGTTTCAAAGTTAAAGTATCTTCAAAGTATTATACTAGAGGCTCAAAGATTATACCCTGCAATTCCTCTTCTACTTCCTCATGTGGCATCTATTGATTGCACTATAGGCGGATACAATGTGCCGCGTGGCACAACCGTGTTAATGAATGCATGGTCCATTCATAGGGACCCTCAATTATGGGATGATCCGACAAGTTTTAAGCCAGAAAGGTTTGAGAATGATGATTCTCAGTCTCACAAGATAATGCCATTTGGGTTAGGAAGGAGGGCATGTCCAGGGTCAGGACTAGCTTTACGAGTAATAGGGTTAACCCTTGGCTCATTAATTCAATGTTTTGACTGGGAAATGGTTGATGGTAAGCAAATTGATATGACTGAAGGTATTGGAGGCACAATGCCTAAAGCTCATCCATTGGAGGCTCTATGCAAAGCTCGACCCATTGTGGATAAAGCtttgaaacttttataa
- the LOC105789253 gene encoding gibberellin-regulated protein 5 — protein MADSSRSSLILLFSMLLLITLSHMTEASGSAKLRPSDCKPRCSYRCSATSHKKPCMFFCLKCCSKCLCVPPGTYGNKQVCPCYNNWKTKDGGPKCP, from the exons atggcaGATTCTTCACGAAGTTCATTGATTCTTCTATTTTCTATGCTTCTTTTAATTACTCTATCCCATATGACTGAG GCTTCTGGTAGTGCTAAGCTTCGTCCTTCag ATTGCAAGCCAAGATGCAGTTACCGATGCTCGGCGACGTCGCATAAGAAGCCATGCATGTTCTTTTGTTTAAAATGCTGTTCTAAATGCCTATGCGTGCCGCCTGGTACTTATGGCAACAAGCAAGTTTGCCCTTGTTATAACAATTGGAAGACCAAAGACGGAGGTCCCAAATGCCCTTGA